One region of Neisseria mucosa genomic DNA includes:
- a CDS encoding lactoferrin/transferrin family TonB-dependent receptor, whose product MKQQHLFRLNILCLSLMTALPAYADVLPAGQVWEKQLDTVQVNAKKQKTRRDNEVTGLGKLVKSSETLSKEQVLNIRDLTRYDPGIAVVEQGRGASSGYSIRGMDKNRVSLTVDGVSQIQSYTAQAALGGTRTAGSSGAINEIEYENVKAVEISKGSNSSEYGNGALAGSVAFQTKTAADIIGEGKQWGIQSKTAYSGKDHTLTQSLALAGRSGGAEALLIYTKRRGQEIHAHKDAGKGVQSFNRLMPVEDTHPYANFIVEEECSNGYAACKDNAKKDALAKDERKTVSTQDYTGPSRFLADPLEYGSQSWLFRPGWHLDNRHYVGAVLERTQQTFDTRDMTVPAYFTEADLNESVRRNGTPSGFGKYSGNNKAERLFVQGEGGTLQGIGYGTGVFYDERHTKNRYGVEYVYHNADKDTWADYARLSYDRQGIDLDNRLQQTHCSHDGSDKNCRPDGNKPYSFYKSDRMIYEESRNLFQAVFKKAFNTAKIRHNLSINLGYDRFKSQLSHSDYYLQNAVQAYGSKIPEGAQSPNGSQGKPYWVSIGKTTVNTSPICRFGNNTYTDCTPRNIGGNGYYAAVQDNVRLGRWADVGAGIRYDYRSTHSEDKSVSTGTHRNLSWNAGVVLKPFTWMDLTYRASTGFRLPSFAEMYGWRAGESLKTLDLKPEKSFNRETGIVFKGDFGNLEASYFNNAYRDLIAFGYETRTQNGQTSASGDPGYRNAQNARIAGINILGKIDWHGVWGGLPDGLYSTLAYNRIKVKDADIRADRTFVTSYLFDAVQPSRYVLGLGYDHPDGIWGINTMFTYSKAKSVDELLGSQALLNGNANAKKAASRRTRPWHVTDVSGYYNIKKHLTLRAGVYNLFNYRYTTWESVRQTAEGAVNRHNNVGRYNRYAAPGRNYTLTLEMKF is encoded by the coding sequence ATGAAACAGCAACATTTGTTCCGATTAAATATTTTGTGCCTGTCGCTGATGACTGCGCTGCCTGCTTATGCGGATGTTTTACCGGCCGGACAAGTGTGGGAAAAGCAGCTCGATACCGTGCAGGTCAATGCGAAAAAACAGAAAACCCGCCGTGATAACGAAGTAACCGGGCTGGGCAAGCTGGTCAAATCTTCCGAGACGCTAAGTAAAGAACAGGTTTTGAATATCCGAGACCTGACCCGTTACGATCCGGGTATTGCCGTGGTCGAACAGGGTCGGGGCGCAAGTTCCGGCTATTCAATACGCGGCATGGATAAAAACCGCGTTTCCTTAACGGTAGACGGCGTTTCGCAAATACAGTCCTACACCGCGCAGGCGGCATTGGGTGGGACGAGGACGGCGGGCAGCAGCGGCGCAATCAATGAAATTGAGTATGAAAACGTTAAGGCCGTTGAAATCAGCAAGGGTTCGAATTCATCAGAATACGGAAACGGCGCATTGGCAGGTTCGGTCGCATTTCAAACCAAAACCGCAGCCGACATTATCGGAGAGGGAAAACAGTGGGGCATTCAGAGTAAAACTGCCTATTCTGGAAAAGACCATACCCTGACACAGTCCCTTGCGCTTGCAGGACGCAGCGGCGGCGCGGAAGCCCTCCTTATTTATACTAAACGGCGGGGGCAGGAAATCCATGCGCATAAAGATGCTGGTAAAGGTGTGCAGAGTTTCAACCGGCTGATGCCGGTCGAGGATACCCATCCGTACGCAAATTTCATTGTCGAAGAGGAATGTTCCAATGGATATGCGGCCTGTAAAGACAATGCGAAAAAAGATGCTTTGGCCAAAGATGAGCGCAAAACCGTCAGCACGCAGGATTATACCGGCCCCAGCCGCTTCCTTGCGGACCCGCTTGAGTATGGCAGCCAATCATGGCTGTTCCGACCGGGTTGGCATTTGGACAACCGCCATTATGTCGGAGCCGTTCTTGAACGTACGCAGCAGACCTTTGATACACGGGATATGACTGTTCCTGCCTATTTTACCGAGGCCGATCTGAATGAAAGTGTCCGGAGAAACGGTACGCCGAGCGGCTTTGGCAAATATTCGGGCAATAATAAGGCCGAAAGGCTGTTTGTTCAGGGAGAGGGCGGTACATTGCAGGGTATCGGTTACGGTACCGGCGTGTTTTATGATGAACGCCATACTAAAAACCGGTACGGGGTCGAATATGTTTACCATAATGCTGACAAGGATACCTGGGCCGATTACGCCCGACTTTCTTATGACCGGCAAGGTATAGATTTGGACAACCGTTTGCAGCAGACGCATTGCTCTCACGACGGTTCGGATAAAAATTGCCGTCCCGACGGCAATAAACCGTATTCCTTCTATAAATCCGACCGGATGATTTATGAAGAAAGCCGAAACCTGTTCCAAGCAGTATTTAAAAAGGCATTTAATACGGCCAAAATCCGTCACAATTTGAGTATCAATCTAGGGTACGACCGCTTTAAGTCGCAATTGTCCCACAGCGATTATTATCTTCAAAACGCAGTTCAGGCATATGGATCAAAAATCCCGGAAGGGGCGCAGTCACCCAACGGAAGCCAAGGCAAACCGTATTGGGTGTCTATTGGCAAGACCACGGTCAATACATCGCCGATATGCCGTTTCGGCAATAACACCTATACAGACTGCACACCGAGGAATATCGGCGGCAACGGTTATTATGCAGCCGTTCAAGACAATGTTCGTTTGGGCAGGTGGGCGGATGTCGGAGCAGGCATACGTTACGATTACCGCAGTACGCATTCGGAAGATAAGAGTGTCTCTACCGGCACTCACCGCAACCTTTCTTGGAACGCAGGCGTAGTCCTCAAGCCTTTCACCTGGATGGATTTGACTTATCGCGCTTCTACGGGCTTCCGTCTACCGTCGTTTGCCGAAATGTACGGCTGGAGAGCCGGGGAGTCTTTGAAAACGTTGGATCTGAAACCGGAAAAATCCTTTAATAGAGAGACAGGTATTGTATTTAAAGGGGACTTCGGCAATTTGGAAGCCAGCTATTTCAACAATGCTTATCGCGACCTGATTGCATTCGGTTATGAAACCCGAACTCAAAACGGGCAAACTTCGGCTTCTGGCGACCCCGGATACCGAAATGCTCAAAATGCACGGATAGCCGGTATCAATATTTTGGGTAAAATCGATTGGCACGGTGTATGGGGCGGGTTGCCGGACGGGTTGTATTCCACGCTTGCCTATAACCGTATCAAGGTCAAAGATGCCGATATACGCGCCGACAGGACGTTTGTAACTTCATATCTCTTTGATGCCGTCCAACCTTCACGATATGTATTGGGTTTGGGTTACGACCATCCTGACGGAATATGGGGTATCAATACGATGTTTACTTATTCCAAGGCAAAATCTGTTGACGAACTGCTAGGCAGCCAGGCGCTGTTGAACGGTAATGCCAATGCTAAAAAAGCAGCATCACGGCGGACGCGGCCTTGGCATGTTACGGATGTTTCCGGATATTACAATATCAAGAAACACCTGACCCTGCGCGCAGGCGTGTATAACCTCTTCAACTACCGGTATACCACTTGGGAGTCTGTAAGGCAGACTGCCGAAGGAGCGGTCAATAGGCACAATAATGTCGGCAGGTATAACCGCTACGCCGCACCGGGACGAAATTACACCCTGACTTTGGAGATGAAGTTTTAA
- a CDS encoding transferrin-binding protein-like solute binding protein, translated as MKNSLIAQAAGILPVLLLSACAGGGSFDLDSVETKQHNPQSEAPKYQDEQTEKPAKPDEAQAAENDRPVYGFAAKIPRRNWHPKNKEDHKALSEADWEKLGAGEPGEFPQKNEIFAMDKGTLNESITTGDGKSRVEGYTDFQYVRSGYIYRNGANKIDFKNNIALSGADGYLFYKGSNPSQALPMGKSIYKGTWDYVTDAKEKQKFSQLGNSQAGDRYGALSAEEADVLRNKSEAPEGQTDFGLTSEFEVDFAAKTMTGALYRNNRITHNETENKAKQIKRYDIQANLHGNRFKGKALAADKDTGNGHPFVSDSDSLEGGFYGPQGDELGGKFLANDKKVLAVFSAKQKDGAEKPLAETFMDAYRIGADFVKKQIDSFGNVAKLLIDGVELALVPSEGTQTAFQHVFEKDGVKVSVCCSNLDYLHFGVLEHGGSHDMFLQGSRTPVSDMPVTAGEAVYRGTWSGTIVNGTSWSAEPSNKEGGNRAEFKVNFAEKTLNGMLTAKDRIAPVFTITATIQGNGFSGVAKTGENGFALDPKNTIDPKRTNIRADVSGGFYGKNAIEMGGSFSGNTLEGERGKAAVVFGTKRQQLVR; from the coding sequence ATGAAAAATTCACTTATTGCCCAAGCAGCCGGCATCCTGCCTGTGCTGCTGCTTTCTGCCTGCGCGGGCGGCGGCAGTTTCGATTTGGACAGCGTGGAAACGAAACAGCACAACCCGCAGTCCGAAGCACCGAAATACCAAGACGAACAGACTGAAAAACCGGCAAAACCCGATGAAGCGCAGGCGGCGGAAAACGACCGTCCGGTTTATGGTTTTGCAGCCAAAATACCGCGTCGGAACTGGCACCCGAAAAATAAAGAAGATCATAAGGCATTATCAGAAGCGGATTGGGAGAAATTAGGTGCGGGTGAGCCGGGTGAGTTTCCCCAAAAGAATGAGATTTTTGCGATGGATAAGGGTACGCTGAACGAATCCATCACAACGGGCGACGGCAAAAGCCGTGTGGAAGGATACACGGATTTCCAATATGTCCGCTCGGGCTATATCTACCGCAACGGTGCCAATAAAATCGATTTCAAAAACAATATCGCCCTTTCCGGCGCGGACGGCTACCTTTTCTACAAAGGCAGCAATCCTTCCCAAGCTCTGCCGATGGGCAAGTCGATTTACAAAGGCACTTGGGATTATGTAACCGATGCCAAGGAAAAACAGAAGTTTTCCCAGTTGGGTAATTCGCAAGCGGGCGATAGGTACGGGGCTTTGTCTGCCGAGGAAGCGGATGTGTTGCGCAATAAAAGCGAGGCACCGGAAGGTCAGACCGATTTTGGGCTGACCAGCGAGTTTGAGGTGGACTTCGCCGCCAAGACCATGACCGGCGCGCTCTACCGCAATAACCGGATTACCCATAACGAAACCGAAAATAAAGCCAAACAAATTAAACGTTACGACATTCAGGCTAACCTGCACGGTAACCGTTTCAAAGGTAAGGCGTTGGCTGCAGATAAAGATACTGGGAACGGTCATCCCTTCGTTTCTGATTCTGATAGTCTGGAAGGTGGTTTCTACGGGCCTCAGGGCGATGAGTTGGGCGGCAAGTTTTTGGCAAACGATAAGAAAGTGCTTGCCGTATTCAGCGCGAAACAGAAAGACGGTGCAGAAAAACCATTGGCTGAAACCTTTATGGACGCTTACCGTATCGGTGCGGATTTTGTGAAAAAACAGATAGACAGCTTCGGCAACGTGGCCAAACTGCTGATTGACGGCGTAGAGCTTGCGCTTGTGCCGTCCGAAGGCACTCAGACGGCATTCCAGCATGTATTTGAGAAAGACGGTGTGAAGGTGTCGGTATGCTGCTCCAATTTGGATTACCTGCATTTCGGGGTGTTGGAACACGGCGGTTCGCACGATATGTTCCTGCAGGGCAGCCGTACGCCGGTTTCCGATATGCCTGTAACGGCGGGAGAGGCGGTATATCGCGGTACATGGTCGGGTACTATTGTTAATGGTACGAGCTGGAGTGCTGAACCTTCCAATAAGGAAGGCGGTAACCGGGCGGAGTTTAAAGTTAATTTTGCCGAGAAAACCCTCAACGGTATGCTGACGGCGAAAGACCGCATTGCCCCCGTATTCACCATCACTGCCACGATTCAGGGCAACGGTTTTTCAGGTGTGGCGAAAACCGGTGAAAACGGCTTTGCATTAGATCCGAAAAATACCATCGATCCGAAACGGACGAATATCCGTGCAGATGTGTCCGGTGGCTTCTACGGCAAAAACGCCATTGAGATGGGCGGATCGTTCTCCGGAAATACATTGGAGGGAGAACGCGGCAAGGCGGCAGTGGTATTCGGTACGAAACGCCAACAGCTTGTCCGGTAA
- the ilvB gene encoding acetolactate synthase, large subunit, biosynthetic type has translation MQLSGAQIIVQSLKAEGVEYVFGYPGGAVIEIYDAIFQLNKFKHILTRHEQAAVHAADAYARVSGKVGVALVTSGPGVTNALTGIATAYSDSIPMVVISGQVGNSLIGTDAFQEVDTVGITRPCVKHNFLVTNVNELAETIKKAFQIAASGRPGPVVVDIPKDVTQAMAKFSYPQEDIFIRSYQPVVQGHIGQIKKAIQMLASAKRPVVYFGGGVVLGNASEELTKFVRMTGAPCTGTLMGLGAYPSSDRQFLGMLGMHGTYEANLAMQNADVVLAVGARFDDRVVSVPSKFFEKAKKVIHIDVDPSSIAKRVKVDIPIVGDVKNVLTEMIGLWGKQDTTPASDSLDKWWKSIEEWRSRDCLWFDNDSEIIKPQYVVQKLAEITNNSAIITSDVGQHQMFAAQYYPFERPRQWLNSGGLGTMGVGLPYAMGAKLAAPDQDVFCITGEGSIQMNIQELSTCFQYRIPVNVVTLNNGYLGMVRQWQELYYGNRESETYFDSLPDFVKLAEAYGHIGIRVDKKSDVEGALLEAVKQKDRLVFIDFLTDKKQNVLPMVGNGKGLDEMVLPPHMRENPKA, from the coding sequence ATGCAATTATCAGGCGCACAAATCATAGTGCAAAGTCTCAAAGCCGAAGGTGTAGAGTATGTTTTCGGCTATCCGGGCGGCGCAGTCATCGAAATCTACGACGCTATTTTCCAACTCAATAAATTCAAGCACATCCTGACCCGCCACGAGCAGGCGGCGGTACACGCTGCAGATGCGTATGCACGCGTCAGCGGCAAAGTCGGCGTTGCGCTGGTGACTTCCGGACCGGGCGTGACCAATGCGTTGACCGGCATTGCCACCGCATACAGCGATTCGATTCCGATGGTGGTCATCAGCGGACAGGTCGGCAATTCGCTCATCGGTACGGATGCGTTTCAAGAGGTGGATACGGTCGGCATTACCCGTCCGTGCGTCAAACACAATTTCTTGGTAACCAACGTCAACGAGCTTGCCGAGACCATTAAAAAAGCATTCCAAATCGCCGCCAGCGGCCGACCCGGCCCGGTCGTGGTCGATATTCCCAAAGATGTAACGCAGGCAATGGCGAAATTCAGCTATCCGCAGGAAGACATCTTTATCCGCTCTTACCAACCTGTCGTGCAAGGCCATATCGGGCAGATTAAAAAAGCCATCCAAATGTTGGCTTCCGCCAAACGTCCGGTCGTTTATTTCGGCGGCGGCGTGGTATTGGGCAATGCTTCGGAAGAGCTGACTAAGTTCGTCCGCATGACGGGCGCACCGTGTACCGGCACACTGATGGGGCTGGGCGCGTACCCTTCAAGCGACCGCCAATTCTTAGGCATGCTGGGGATGCACGGCACTTACGAAGCCAACCTTGCCATGCAAAATGCGGATGTCGTGTTGGCAGTGGGCGCGCGTTTTGACGATCGTGTCGTATCCGTTCCGTCCAAATTCTTTGAAAAAGCCAAAAAAGTCATTCATATTGATGTTGACCCGTCCAGCATCGCCAAACGCGTCAAAGTCGATATTCCGATTGTCGGCGACGTGAAAAACGTGTTGACTGAAATGATCGGCTTGTGGGGCAAACAAGATACGACTCCTGCGTCCGATTCTTTAGACAAATGGTGGAAAAGCATCGAAGAATGGCGTTCGCGCGACTGTCTGTGGTTTGACAACGACAGCGAAATCATCAAGCCGCAATACGTCGTGCAGAAACTTGCCGAAATCACCAACAACTCCGCCATCATCACTTCGGACGTAGGACAACACCAAATGTTCGCGGCGCAATATTATCCGTTCGAACGCCCGCGCCAATGGCTCAATTCCGGCGGCTTGGGTACGATGGGTGTAGGTTTGCCGTATGCGATGGGCGCGAAACTTGCCGCCCCCGATCAAGACGTGTTCTGCATTACCGGCGAAGGTTCGATTCAGATGAACATCCAAGAATTGTCCACCTGCTTCCAATACCGCATTCCGGTAAACGTCGTTACCCTCAACAACGGCTACCTCGGCATGGTCCGCCAATGGCAGGAGCTGTATTACGGCAACCGCGAATCGGAAACCTATTTCGATTCTCTGCCCGATTTCGTCAAACTGGCGGAAGCATACGGACATATCGGCATCCGCGTGGACAAAAAATCCGATGTTGAAGGCGCGCTTTTGGAAGCGGTCAAACAAAAAGACCGTCTGGTATTTATCGACTTCTTGACCGATAAGAAACAAAACGTGCTGCCCATGGTCGGCAACGGCAAAGGTTTGGACGAAATGGTCCTGCCGCCGCATATGCGCGAAAACCCGAAAGCGTAA
- a CDS encoding acetolactate synthase small subunit, with amino-acid sequence MRHILSVLMENESGAMSRVVGLFSARDYNIDSLAVAPTEDKTLSRMTIVTHGDEQVIEQITKQLNKLIEVVKVVDLNESRFVERELMLVKVRAVGKDRDEFLRLTEIYRGSIIDVTDRSYTIEITGSTDKLDSFLETVGRAQILETVRTGAAGIGRGERILKI; translated from the coding sequence ATGCGACATATCTTATCTGTTCTGATGGAAAACGAATCAGGCGCGATGAGCCGCGTGGTCGGCCTCTTCTCCGCTCGCGACTATAACATCGACTCCTTGGCAGTAGCCCCGACCGAAGACAAAACCCTTTCACGCATGACCATCGTTACCCATGGCGACGAGCAAGTCATCGAACAAATCACCAAGCAACTCAATAAATTGATTGAGGTGGTCAAAGTGGTCGATTTGAACGAAAGCCGTTTTGTCGAACGCGAATTGATGTTGGTAAAAGTCCGCGCCGTCGGCAAAGACCGCGACGAATTTTTACGCCTGACCGAAATCTACCGTGGCAGCATCATCGACGTAACCGACCGCAGCTACACCATCGAAATCACAGGTTCGACCGACAAACTCGACTCCTTCCTCGAAACCGTCGGACGCGCCCAGATTTTGGAAACCGTACGCACAGGCGCAGCCGGTATCGGCCGTGGCGAGCGTATTTTGAAAATTTAA
- a CDS encoding antibiotic biosynthesis monooxygenase codes for MSNIKIVALVTVKPEYTETLKPFFQSLVKASRAEEGNISYDLHQEIGKPERFVFVENWKSQAAIDAHNASEHFQGFVKAIDGKTDALEIVLMEELSV; via the coding sequence ATGTCAAACATTAAAATCGTCGCGCTGGTTACCGTCAAACCCGAATACACGGAAACGCTGAAACCCTTTTTCCAAAGCCTGGTCAAAGCCAGCCGCGCGGAAGAAGGCAACATCAGCTACGATTTGCATCAGGAAATCGGCAAACCCGAGCGTTTCGTCTTCGTCGAAAACTGGAAATCCCAAGCAGCTATCGACGCGCACAACGCCAGCGAACATTTCCAAGGTTTCGTTAAAGCCATCGACGGCAAAACCGACGCGCTCGAAATCGTTTTGATGGAAGAACTCTCCGTTTAA
- a CDS encoding ketol-acid reductoisomerase has product MQVYYDKDADLSLIKGKTVAIIGYGSQGHAHAANLKDSGVNVVVGLRQGSSWKKAEAAGFEVLSVADATKKADVVMILLPDENQPVVYKNEIEPNLKQGAVLAFAHGFNVHYNQIVPRADLDVIMVAPKGPGHTVRSEFLKGGGVPSLIAVYQDKSGKARDIALSYAAANGGTKGGVIETNFREETETDLFGEQAVLCGGVVELIKTGFETLTEAGYAPEMAYFECLHEMKLIVDLIYEGGIANMNYSISNNAEYGEYVTGVEVINDKSREAMRNALKRIQTGEYAKMFIQEGAVNYASMTARRRLTADHQIEKVGAQLRSMMPWIAKNKLVDLDKN; this is encoded by the coding sequence ATGCAAGTTTATTACGATAAAGACGCCGACCTGTCCCTGATCAAAGGTAAAACCGTCGCCATCATCGGCTACGGCTCACAAGGCCACGCCCACGCGGCAAACCTGAAAGATTCAGGCGTAAACGTAGTAGTCGGCCTGCGCCAAGGCAGCTCTTGGAAAAAAGCAGAAGCAGCCGGCTTCGAAGTATTGTCCGTAGCCGATGCCACCAAAAAAGCAGACGTAGTGATGATTCTGCTACCCGACGAAAACCAACCCGTCGTATACAAAAACGAAATCGAGCCTAACCTGAAACAAGGCGCGGTACTTGCTTTCGCGCACGGCTTCAACGTCCACTATAACCAAATCGTACCGCGTGCCGACTTGGATGTGATTATGGTCGCCCCCAAAGGCCCCGGCCACACCGTACGCAGTGAATTCCTCAAAGGCGGCGGCGTGCCTTCACTGATCGCCGTTTACCAAGATAAAAGCGGTAAAGCCCGCGACATCGCCCTGTCTTACGCAGCAGCCAACGGCGGCACCAAAGGCGGCGTGATTGAAACCAACTTCCGCGAAGAAACCGAAACCGACCTCTTCGGTGAACAAGCCGTATTGTGCGGCGGCGTGGTCGAACTGATCAAAACCGGCTTCGAAACCCTGACCGAAGCAGGCTACGCGCCCGAAATGGCATACTTCGAATGCCTGCACGAAATGAAGCTCATCGTTGACCTGATTTACGAAGGCGGCATCGCCAACATGAACTACTCCATTTCCAACAACGCGGAGTACGGCGAATACGTTACCGGCGTGGAAGTCATTAACGACAAATCCCGCGAAGCCATGCGCAACGCCCTCAAACGCATCCAAACCGGCGAATACGCCAAAATGTTCATCCAAGAAGGTGCCGTCAACTACGCCAGCATGACCGCCCGCCGCCGCCTGACTGCCGATCACCAAATCGAGAAAGTCGGCGCACAACTGCGTTCCATGATGCCTTGGATTGCCAAAAACAAACTGGTCGACTTGGACAAAAACTAA
- a CDS encoding mechanosensitive ion channel family protein, whose amino-acid sequence MWDTVRQWLHTLPVREEVVESMLMVVALLVLRGILLNLYLRRHPHYSIEEKRRSLVLSRNLTLILTIFGLAVIWATQIQTLALSMFAVAAAIVVATKELIMCLSGSILRSVTKQYSVGDYIEVNGLRGRVVDINLLNTLMMQIGPNPLVGQLSGKTLSFPNSLLLNHSVRRDNILGDYVIHTVEIPVPIHLDSDVIAGRLKAVLEPLCQPYVPAIQRHLENVQAEKLFITPAAQPRVTRVPHDDKVYLIIVRYASPVAKRLEIQQAVLDEFLRVQYRLLNPQA is encoded by the coding sequence ATGTGGGACACAGTACGGCAATGGCTGCATACTCTGCCGGTACGCGAGGAGGTGGTGGAATCTATGCTGATGGTGGTGGCGCTGCTGGTTTTGCGGGGTATTTTGCTGAACCTTTATCTGCGCCGCCATCCTCATTACAGTATCGAGGAAAAACGCCGCTCCTTGGTACTCAGCCGCAATCTGACGCTGATTTTGACCATTTTTGGATTGGCGGTAATTTGGGCGACACAAATTCAGACGCTGGCGCTGTCGATGTTTGCCGTAGCGGCGGCGATTGTGGTGGCGACGAAGGAACTGATTATGTGTTTGTCGGGCAGCATCTTGCGCTCGGTAACGAAACAATATTCGGTCGGCGACTATATCGAGGTCAACGGCCTGCGCGGGCGCGTGGTCGATATTAATCTTTTGAACACGCTGATGATGCAGATCGGTCCGAACCCGCTGGTCGGTCAACTTTCGGGTAAAACGCTGTCGTTTCCCAACAGCCTGCTTTTGAACCACTCCGTCCGCCGCGACAATATTTTGGGCGATTATGTGATTCATACGGTGGAAATTCCCGTGCCGATTCATTTGGATTCGGATGTGATTGCAGGTCGTCTGAAAGCCGTATTGGAGCCTTTGTGCCAACCTTATGTGCCTGCCATCCAGCGGCATTTGGAAAACGTTCAGGCGGAGAAGCTGTTTATCACCCCTGCCGCCCAGCCGCGCGTAACCCGCGTGCCGCATGACGACAAGGTGTACCTTATCATCGTGCGCTATGCCTCGCCCGTGGCGAAGCGTTTAGAAATCCAGCAGGCGGTGTTGGATGAGTTTTTGCGCGTACAATACCGCCTGCTAAACCCTCAAGCTTAA